The following DNA comes from Cellulomonas soli.
TCCGGCTGGGATCGATCCGCGCGGTCCGCGCGTGGGCGCCGCGATCACCGCCGTCCTGCTCGTCGTCGTCCTGCTGCTCGGCAGCGGGACCGCGGCGACCCTGCTGCTCACGCTCATCGCCGCGAGCTTCGCGCTCGGCGTCGCCCGCGGTGTGCAGGGCACCTGGCAGGGCAAGGTCTACGCGCGCCTCGTCCGTCCCCGTCTCGCACCGCCGACCGAGCTGGAGGACCCGCGACCGCCGCGGTTCGCCCAGCTCGTCGGGCTGCTGGTCACCGGCGTCGGCGTCGTCCTCGCCGTGCTGGTCTCGCCGGTGGCCGCGCCGATCGCCGCCGCGGTCGCGCTCGTCGCGGCGTTCCTCAACGCGGTGTTCGGGCTGTGCCTCGGCTGCGAGCTGTACCTGCTGGGCGTGCGGCTGCGCGCCCGGACCGCCCGCACCGCCTGACCGACGTCCCGGACCCCCGGACGTGCGGGTGCTGCGTCAGTAGACGAGCGCCTGCGCGTCCGGGGCCAGGCACTCCTCGACGAACACCGCCGCCCCGGCGATCCGCACCCCGGGCAGCAGGTCCTCGGCGGTGATGCCGCGCCGGACCGCGCACTGCGTGCAGACGGTGACCAGCCCGCCCTCGCGGACCACCTCGAGCAGCTCGCCCAGCGGGGTCGCGTGCTCCAGCTCGAGCTCGTCGGCGCGCCCGGGGAGACCGAACCACGCGGCCTCGCCGGTGAGCCACAGGCTGACGTCCGCACCGGCCACGACGGCGGCCGCGGCCACCGTCAGCGCCTGGTTCGCGGCCTCCGGACGGTCCAGGCCGGACGTGCTCTTGATCACCAGGGGTCGCATCGGCGTCGTCACCGGAACAGGGTAGGGCTCGGGCTCGTTACCATCAGCGCATGAGTGCGCTCGAGGGAGTGTTCATCGGCCTGCTGGTAGCGGCCACCCTGACGATCGGCTGGTTCGCCTGCCTGGTGGTCTATCGCCTGTACCGCGGCGGTCGATGAACGTCGGGCGCTGACGCGTCCGACGAACGGTGCCGGGTGGTGCGACCGCCCGGAGGGAAGGCTGGTCATGGCATTCGTGCTGCCCGAAGGGCTCGCCCCGGAGGTCTACCCGCTGGCATGGCTGGTCGGTCGGTGGAGCGGTCCGGGCGTGGTCGGCTACCCCGGCATCGACGAGACGGCCTTCGTCCAGGAGGTCGTCGTCGACCACGACGGCGGGCCTTACCTGTCGTACACGTCCACGATCCGGCTCGTCGTCGCGCCGGACGACGCGGCGGCCCTCGTCGACGAGCCGGGCGCTGCACCGGTCGACGGCGACGACGCCGAGGTTGACGCCGCACCCGGACCCGCCGAGGAGCACGCGCCCGTCTGGTCGACCGAGTCCGGCTACTGGCGTGTGCCGCCGGAGCGCCCGGACGGCCTGAGCGACGACCAGCACCCCGTCGAGCTGCTGCTGGCCGACCCGTCCGGGCACGTCGCGATCTACGTCGGCGCGGTCGGCAACGGTCGCATCGACCTGGTCTCCGACCTGATCGCCCGCACCGCCACCGGCGCCGAGGTCAGTGCCGCCACACGGCTCTACGGCCTCGTGCAGGGCGAGCTCATGTGGGCCCACGACATGGCCGCGTTCGGCAACCCCATGCAGTCCTACGCCTCCGCCCGGCTCGCCCGGGTGGAGGACGAGGCCTGACGTGGCCGTCGACGCCCCGACCGGGGCGCAGGGTCAGGACACCCCGACCGGGCCCGGCGTGCGCACCGAGCCGCCGCGGCACAGCAGCCCGTTGCTGCGTCGCCGCGGCGCCGTCGACGGTTCCGGGCCGGACGCGGGCGTCCCGTGGCACTACGGCGACCCGACGGCCGAGCAGCGGGCGCTGGCCCGCGGGGGAGCGGTCGTCGACCAGTCCCACCTGGGCGTGGTCACCGTCACCGGGCCCGACCGGCTGACCTGGCTGCACTCGATCA
Coding sequences within:
- a CDS encoding FABP family protein gives rise to the protein MAFVLPEGLAPEVYPLAWLVGRWSGPGVVGYPGIDETAFVQEVVVDHDGGPYLSYTSTIRLVVAPDDAAALVDEPGAAPVDGDDAEVDAAPGPAEEHAPVWSTESGYWRVPPERPDGLSDDQHPVELLLADPSGHVAIYVGAVGNGRIDLVSDLIARTATGAEVSAATRLYGLVQGELMWAHDMAAFGNPMQSYASARLARVEDEA
- a CDS encoding DUF4395 domain-containing protein — translated: MTDTTPQTPPRAGASTSRPAGIDPRGPRVGAAITAVLLVVVLLLGSGTAATLLLTLIAASFALGVARGVQGTWQGKVYARLVRPRLAPPTELEDPRPPRFAQLVGLLVTGVGVVLAVLVSPVAAPIAAAVALVAAFLNAVFGLCLGCELYLLGVRLRARTARTA
- a CDS encoding DsrE family protein encodes the protein MTTPMRPLVIKSTSGLDRPEAANQALTVAAAAVVAGADVSLWLTGEAAWFGLPGRADELELEHATPLGELLEVVREGGLVTVCTQCAVRRGITAEDLLPGVRIAGAAVFVEECLAPDAQALVY